A genomic stretch from Acidobacteriota bacterium includes:
- a CDS encoding protein kinase, protein MDLKKDLVLGNYRLVEELGTGGMGVVWKARDLKLDRDVALKLLPEGTAGDPERRAFFEREAKAVAALSHPNIVTVYAVGEAEGTTFFTMELVDGQPLSKLIEPGGVDLDRFLGLALPLAGAVAAAHARGIIHRDLKPQNIMIDAAGTPKILDFGLARILSPLPRALGPDEPSTATLDSDFAGTIAYMSPEQLRSKPLDHRTDIFSLGVILFEWATGRQPFAGKSGPERIAAVLKDEPLSAAELNPRLPREIDRILGFCLEKDPLLRLASAKDLRAALEALRAAGAGPRPPELPSIAVLPFADMSREKDQAYFCDGIAEEIINALCRVQGLRVASRTGSFQFKDSSAGLREIGLALRVDNILEGSVRKSGNRLRITVQLIEAARGFHLWSESFDRDLHDVFAIQQEIARAVVRSLRVTLSPQEKGALAEVPTSHVQAYDYYLRGRSFYYRYGRHDIEFALQLFSRATDLDPEYAMACAGQADCWSYIYLYAERKDAVRLQAEAAGRRAVELAPECAQAQASLGAALSLGPAKEEAQAAFEKAIRLDPTLYEAWYFYARQAFASGDLPKARTLYEEAMRVRPGDFYAPLLVAQVYQELGRPEDARAARERGVALVEKHIDLHPDDARALYMGANGLVALGEKDKGLEWARRARRIDPDDPMLLYNLGCIHALAGDVEEAIDCLERAAAGGLLQKGWYEHDGDLDSLRCHPRFKALLERM, encoded by the coding sequence ATGGACCTCAAGAAAGATCTCGTTCTCGGCAACTATCGCCTGGTCGAGGAGCTCGGCACGGGCGGCATGGGCGTCGTCTGGAAGGCCCGCGACCTCAAGCTCGACCGCGATGTCGCCCTCAAGCTCCTGCCCGAGGGCACGGCGGGCGATCCCGAGCGGCGGGCCTTCTTCGAGCGCGAGGCCAAGGCCGTCGCCGCCCTGAGCCATCCCAACATCGTCACCGTCTACGCCGTCGGCGAGGCCGAGGGAACGACGTTCTTCACCATGGAGCTGGTCGACGGGCAGCCGCTTTCGAAGCTGATCGAGCCGGGCGGCGTCGATCTCGACCGCTTCCTCGGGCTGGCCCTGCCGCTCGCGGGCGCCGTGGCCGCCGCCCACGCCCGGGGCATCATCCACCGCGACCTCAAGCCGCAGAACATCATGATCGACGCCGCGGGCACGCCCAAGATCCTCGATTTCGGCCTGGCCCGAATCCTGTCCCCGCTGCCCCGGGCCCTCGGCCCCGACGAGCCGTCCACGGCCACGCTGGACTCCGATTTCGCCGGGACGATCGCTTACATGTCGCCCGAGCAGCTGCGGAGCAAGCCGCTCGACCACCGCACGGACATCTTCTCGCTCGGCGTCATCCTCTTCGAGTGGGCGACGGGCCGCCAGCCCTTCGCCGGCAAGTCGGGGCCGGAGCGGATCGCCGCCGTCCTCAAGGACGAGCCTCTTTCGGCCGCCGAGCTCAACCCCCGGCTTCCCCGCGAGATCGACCGCATCCTCGGCTTCTGCCTCGAGAAGGACCCCCTCCTGCGGCTGGCCTCGGCCAAGGACCTGAGGGCCGCGCTCGAGGCGCTCCGGGCCGCCGGCGCCGGCCCGCGCCCGCCCGAGCTTCCATCCATCGCCGTCCTGCCGTTCGCCGACATGAGCCGCGAGAAGGACCAGGCTTATTTCTGCGACGGCATCGCCGAGGAGATCATCAACGCCCTCTGCCGGGTGCAGGGCCTGCGGGTCGCCTCCCGCACCGGCTCGTTCCAGTTCAAGGACTCGTCGGCCGGCCTGCGCGAGATCGGCCTGGCCCTCCGGGTCGACAACATCCTCGAAGGCAGCGTCCGCAAGTCCGGGAACCGGCTGCGCATCACGGTCCAGCTGATCGAGGCCGCCCGCGGCTTCCACCTCTGGTCGGAATCCTTCGACCGCGATCTCCACGACGTGTTCGCCATCCAGCAGGAGATCGCCCGCGCCGTGGTCCGGTCGCTCCGGGTCACCCTCAGCCCGCAGGAGAAGGGGGCCCTGGCCGAGGTCCCGACGAGCCACGTCCAGGCCTATGACTATTACCTGCGCGGCCGCAGCTTCTACTATCGCTACGGCCGCCATGACATCGAATTCGCCCTGCAGCTCTTCTCGCGGGCGACCGATCTCGACCCCGAATACGCCATGGCCTGCGCCGGGCAGGCCGACTGCTGGTCATATATCTATCTTTATGCCGAGCGGAAGGACGCCGTCCGCCTCCAGGCCGAGGCGGCCGGCCGGAGGGCCGTCGAGCTGGCCCCCGAATGCGCCCAGGCCCAGGCTTCCCTCGGCGCGGCTCTCTCGCTCGGCCCCGCCAAGGAGGAGGCGCAGGCCGCCTTCGAGAAAGCCATCCGGCTCGACCCGACGCTCTACGAGGCCTGGTACTTCTACGCCCGGCAGGCCTTCGCCAGCGGCGACCTGCCCAAGGCCCGCACGCTCTATGAGGAGGCCATGCGCGTCCGGCCCGGGGATTTCTACGCGCCCCTCCTCGTCGCCCAGGTCTACCAGGAGCTGGGCCGCCCCGAGGACGCCAGGGCCGCCCGCGAGCGCGGCGTGGCCCTGGTCGAGAAGCACATCGACCTCCACCCCGACGACGCGAGGGCCCTGTACATGGGCGCCAACGGCCTCGTCGCCCTGGGCGAAAAGGACAAGGGACTGGAGTGGGCCCGGCGGGCCCGCCGCATCGATCCCGACGACCCCATGCTGCTCTACAACCTCGGCTGCATCCACGCCCTGGCCGGCGACGTCGAGGAGGCCATCGATTGCCTGGAGCGGGCCGCGGCCGGCGGGCTGCTCCAGAAGGGCTGGTACGAACACGACGGCGACCTCGACTCCCTGCGCTGCCACCCCAGGTTCAAGGCCCTGCTCGAGAGGATGTGA
- a CDS encoding inorganic phosphate transporter, with translation MPSAGFLFVVFIILVALAFDFTNGMHDAANSIATVVSTRVLTPRQAVLWAAFFNFAAFLIFGTRVAHTIGAGMIDISVVTPPVIFAALLGAIGWNLFTWYMGLPTSSSHALIGGYAGAAIVKAGPKVIIASGWVKTVLFIFIAPLMGLLLGVLFITITTWVVRRKNPARINKAARKLQLLSAALYSLGHGGNDAQKTMGIIASLIFAAGWTRSFHIPLWVVLSAQAAIALGTLSGGWRIVKTMGQKITKLRPIDGFCAETASAISIFFATHAGVPVSTTHVITGAISGVGAAKRLTAVRWGVTLRIVWAWLFTIPGAALVGGVFFFLINLVDKFIL, from the coding sequence ATGCCCAGCGCCGGTTTCTTGTTCGTCGTCTTCATCATCCTGGTCGCGTTGGCCTTCGACTTCACCAACGGCATGCACGACGCGGCCAACTCCATCGCCACGGTCGTCTCGACCCGGGTCCTGACGCCGCGCCAGGCCGTCCTCTGGGCCGCCTTCTTCAACTTCGCCGCCTTCCTCATCTTCGGCACCAGGGTCGCCCACACGATCGGCGCGGGCATGATCGACATCTCGGTCGTGACGCCGCCGGTCATCTTCGCCGCCCTGCTCGGGGCCATCGGCTGGAACCTCTTCACCTGGTACATGGGCCTGCCGACGAGCTCCTCCCACGCCCTCATCGGCGGCTACGCCGGGGCGGCCATCGTCAAGGCCGGCCCGAAGGTCATCATCGCCTCGGGCTGGGTCAAGACGGTCCTGTTCATCTTCATCGCCCCCCTGATGGGCCTGCTCCTCGGCGTCCTCTTCATCACCATCACGACCTGGGTCGTCCGCCGCAAGAACCCGGCCCGCATCAACAAGGCCGCCCGCAAGCTCCAGCTCCTGTCGGCGGCCCTCTACAGCCTCGGCCACGGCGGCAACGACGCCCAGAAGACCATGGGCATCATCGCCAGCCTGATCTTCGCCGCCGGCTGGACAAGATCCTTCCACATCCCGCTCTGGGTCGTCCTCTCGGCCCAGGCGGCGATCGCTCTCGGCACCCTGTCCGGCGGCTGGCGCATCGTCAAGACCATGGGCCAGAAGATCACCAAGCTCAGGCCGATCGACGGCTTCTGCGCCGAGACGGCCAGCGCCATCAGCATCTTCTTCGCGACGCACGCCGGCGTCCCGGTCAGCACGACCCACGTTATCACCGGGGCCATCTCGGGGGTCGGGGCGGCCAAGCGGCTGACGGCCGTCCGCTGGGGCGTGACCCTGAGGATCGTCTGGGCCTGGCTCTTCACCATCCCCGGCGCCGCCCTGGTCGGCGGCGTCTTCTTCTTCCTCATCAACCTCGTCGACAAGTTCATCCTCTAG
- a CDS encoding DUF47 family protein, which yields MKLHLFPKDHKFFDLFREDAANLREGARALQDLVDHYEDVEGKYQRLKAIEHQGDNLTHELFARLRDTFVTPLEREDIHGLSSGLDDVLDCIEGVASRMWTYKLGRPTPEIKKLVDIIVQAVDQIFEAVDHLKSLAHVHAFCKQINILEYEADVICREAISDLFAKAETPAEIKDLIMLKEIYSRLEIAADRCEDVANVIEEIIVKST from the coding sequence ATGAAACTGCACCTGTTCCCCAAGGACCACAAGTTCTTCGACCTCTTCCGGGAAGACGCCGCCAATCTGCGGGAGGGCGCCCGGGCCCTGCAGGACCTCGTCGACCATTACGAGGACGTCGAGGGCAAGTACCAGCGCCTCAAGGCTATCGAGCACCAGGGCGACAACCTCACCCACGAGCTCTTCGCCCGGCTGCGCGACACCTTCGTCACGCCGCTCGAGCGGGAGGACATCCACGGCCTGTCCAGCGGCCTGGACGACGTCCTCGACTGCATCGAGGGCGTGGCCAGCCGGATGTGGACCTACAAGCTGGGCCGGCCGACGCCCGAGATCAAGAAGCTCGTCGACATCATCGTCCAGGCCGTCGACCAGATCTTCGAGGCCGTCGACCACCTCAAATCGCTGGCCCATGTCCACGCCTTCTGCAAGCAGATCAACATCCTCGAGTACGAGGCCGACGTCATCTGCCGGGAGGCCATCTCCGATCTCTTCGCCAAGGCCGAGACGCCCGCCGAGATCAAGGATCTCATCATGCTCAAGGAGATCTACTCCCGGCTCGAGATCGCCGCCGACCGCTGCGAGGACGTGGCCAACGTCATCGAAGAGATCATCGTCAAGTCCACCTGA
- a CDS encoding GWxTD domain-containing protein encodes MKKRVLAAVVPLAFGLAALAAAAIAAAKPKLDPESRTFYETARLIMTREESRIWARLPDAVSRREFIADFWLKRDPDPGTPENEFRREFEARVAYVNKRFNKEGGPGYNTDRGRVYLFMGPPDKVEEYNPDYTTSVHGFTDIWVYYGRQLAVVFADEKGDGRFRIVETEGDFFGAMDLMKLGRRVGPDDVFASPFVKFETVYDPAAREIVVRLPAKGLIFRENDDGLQEIGLRFLVYIYADEGADKRSFADARKAAMTGAELDARKTVEFRFAQPLKPGTHFVDVIVMGQGERGGKIRQIFEIKVAAGAAGAAAAD; translated from the coding sequence ATGAAAAAACGCGTCCTGGCGGCAGTCGTTCCTTTGGCCTTCGGCCTCGCGGCCCTCGCCGCCGCGGCCATCGCGGCGGCCAAGCCCAAGCTCGATCCCGAAAGCCGGACGTTCTACGAGACCGCCCGCCTGATCATGACCAGGGAAGAGTCCAGGATCTGGGCGCGGCTGCCTGACGCCGTGAGCCGCCGGGAGTTCATCGCCGACTTCTGGCTCAAGCGCGATCCCGATCCCGGCACGCCGGAGAACGAGTTCCGCAGGGAGTTCGAGGCCCGCGTCGCCTATGTCAACAAGCGGTTCAACAAGGAAGGCGGCCCCGGCTACAACACCGACCGCGGCCGCGTCTATCTCTTCATGGGCCCGCCGGACAAGGTCGAGGAGTACAACCCGGACTACACCACCTCCGTCCACGGCTTCACCGACATCTGGGTCTACTACGGCCGCCAGCTGGCCGTGGTCTTCGCCGACGAGAAAGGCGACGGCAGGTTCCGCATCGTGGAGACCGAAGGCGATTTCTTCGGGGCCATGGACCTCATGAAGCTCGGCCGCCGCGTCGGGCCCGACGACGTCTTCGCCAGCCCGTTCGTCAAGTTCGAGACGGTCTACGATCCCGCAGCCCGGGAGATCGTGGTCCGGCTCCCGGCCAAGGGCCTGATCTTCCGGGAGAACGATGACGGCCTCCAGGAGATCGGCCTCCGCTTCCTCGTCTACATCTACGCCGACGAAGGCGCGGACAAGCGGAGCTTCGCCGACGCCCGGAAGGCCGCGATGACGGGCGCCGAGCTCGACGCCCGCAAGACCGTCGAGTTCCGTTTCGCCCAGCCCCTGAAGCCCGGCACGCACTTTGTCGACGTGATCGTCATGGGCCAGGGCGAGCGCGGCGGAAAGATCCGGCAGATCTTCGAGATCAAGGTCGCAGCCGGGGCGGCGGGGGCGGCGGCCGCGGATTGA
- a CDS encoding DUF5009 domain-containing protein, translating to METPGRATAPATAKERLASLDAFRGFDILTMIFVNYIAGMKAIPFILRHAKADQNVFTLTDVVFPGFLFIVGVSIPLALTKRRAEGRSGPALIGHVLVRTLALLFLGVILVNEDRFSAAATGLSRDLWYFLATLAVFALWTVVPKSATARTRRPLLGLKIAAAIVLLVLVIVFRGQGAEGRVTALQTSWWGILGMIGWCYLAASLLFLACRGDRTVLAGAIGLMTALYIGARHGALDFLGPVAEFLNIGSLFGSHAAIVTSGMLAGTVFLPGNDVGTPARRTRFLGLLGGALVLAGFILRPLHGFSKIWGTESYCLATAGLCCLLFLLFYLGLDVLKGRKAARFLVPAGRNPLLAYLLPGLIGNAAGLLGTLLHADIDGLLWPLAGTGGLPGMINAAVMTGLVLLLTALLTRAGLVLKL from the coding sequence ATGGAAACACCCGGTCGAGCGACAGCCCCTGCCACGGCAAAAGAGCGGCTGGCCAGCCTGGACGCCTTCCGCGGTTTCGACATCCTGACGATGATCTTCGTCAACTATATCGCCGGGATGAAGGCCATCCCCTTCATCCTTCGCCACGCCAAAGCCGATCAGAACGTCTTCACGCTGACCGATGTCGTCTTCCCCGGCTTCCTCTTCATCGTCGGGGTCTCCATCCCCCTGGCCCTGACGAAACGGCGGGCCGAGGGCCGGTCCGGCCCGGCCCTGATCGGCCACGTGCTCGTCCGGACCCTGGCCCTGCTCTTCCTGGGCGTCATCCTCGTCAACGAGGACCGCTTCTCGGCGGCGGCGACGGGCCTGAGCCGGGACCTCTGGTACTTCCTGGCCACGCTGGCCGTCTTCGCGCTCTGGACCGTCGTCCCGAAAAGCGCGACGGCGAGGACGAGGCGCCCCCTCCTCGGCCTCAAGATCGCCGCCGCGATCGTTCTTCTCGTCCTCGTCATCGTCTTCCGGGGCCAGGGCGCCGAGGGCCGGGTGACCGCGCTCCAGACCTCGTGGTGGGGCATCCTGGGCATGATCGGCTGGTGCTACCTGGCCGCGAGCCTGCTTTTTCTGGCCTGCCGCGGCGACCGGACTGTCCTGGCCGGGGCCATCGGATTGATGACGGCCCTTTACATCGGGGCCCGGCACGGCGCCCTCGACTTCCTCGGCCCGGTCGCGGAGTTCCTCAACATCGGCAGCCTGTTCGGCTCCCACGCGGCCATCGTCACGTCGGGGATGCTGGCAGGGACGGTCTTCCTGCCGGGGAACGATGTCGGGACGCCGGCCCGGCGGACCCGCTTCCTGGGTCTCCTCGGCGGAGCGCTCGTCCTGGCCGGGTTCATCCTCCGGCCGCTGCACGGCTTCAGCAAGATCTGGGGCACGGAATCCTATTGCCTGGCCACGGCCGGCCTCTGCTGCCTTCTCTTCCTGCTTTTTTATTTGGGCCTCGACGTCCTCAAGGGCCGGAAAGCGGCCCGGTTCCTCGTCCCGGCAGGCCGGAACCCTCTCCTGGCCTACCTTCTGCCCGGGCTCATCGGGAACGCGGCCGGCCTCCTTGGGACGCTCCTTCACGCCGACATCGACGGCCTGCTCTGGCCGCTGGCGGGGACGGGCGGCCTCCCCGGCATGATCAACGCGGCGGTCATGACCGGGCTCGTCCTCCTGCTGACGGCCCTGCTGACCCGGGCCGGGCTCGTCCTGAAGCTCTGA
- a CDS encoding sugar phosphate isomerase/epimerase yields MAAAAAAASRPAAAAAAPGDFGPAQAGDFALGLASYTFREFDLDATLAQSRRAGLTRLTLKDMHLPLESPPEAIRATVDKVRAQGFVPYGCGVIYMTTEAEVDRAFAYARAGGFEIMIGVPEHGLLDRAERRARETGIRLAIHNHGPGDLRYPTPRSILERIGGRDPRIGVCFDVGHCARAGLDPAAEAARLGPLILDVHMKDVSAATAEGVTVEVGRGVIDVPRLLGALGRIGYRGTLAFEHEKDGRDPLPGLAESVGYVRGALAAMAGGSNRRS; encoded by the coding sequence TTGGCCGCGGCCGCGGCCGCCGCGTCCCGGCCAGCGGCGGCGGCCGCCGCGCCGGGCGACTTCGGGCCGGCCCAGGCCGGGGATTTCGCGCTCGGCCTGGCCTCCTACACCTTCCGGGAGTTCGATCTCGACGCGACGCTGGCCCAGTCCCGCCGGGCCGGCCTCACCCGCCTGACCCTGAAGGACATGCACCTGCCGCTCGAGAGCCCGCCCGAGGCCATCCGGGCGACGGTCGACAAGGTCCGGGCCCAGGGATTCGTCCCCTACGGCTGCGGCGTCATCTACATGACGACCGAAGCCGAGGTCGACCGGGCCTTCGCCTACGCCAGGGCCGGCGGCTTCGAGATCATGATCGGCGTCCCCGAGCACGGCCTGCTCGACCGGGCCGAGCGGCGGGCCCGCGAAACGGGCATCCGGCTGGCCATCCATAACCATGGGCCGGGCGATCTCCGCTACCCGACGCCGCGGTCGATCCTGGAACGGATCGGCGGCCGCGACCCTCGGATCGGGGTCTGTTTTGACGTCGGCCATTGCGCCCGGGCAGGCCTTGATCCGGCGGCGGAGGCCGCCCGTCTGGGTCCGCTGATCCTCGACGTTCACATGAAGGACGTCTCCGCGGCGACGGCCGAGGGCGTCACGGTCGAGGTGGGCCGGGGCGTCATCGACGTCCCCCGCCTGCTCGGCGCCCTGGGGCGGATCGGCTACCGGGGCACGCTCGCTTTCGAGCACGAGAAGGACGGCCGGGACCCCCTCCCCGGCCTGGCGGAATCCGTCGGCTACGTCCGTGGGGCGCTGGCGGCCATGGCCGGAGGTTCGAACAGAAGATCCTGA
- a CDS encoding NYN domain-containing protein, which yields MAEPFIEEKTRKVALLIDGDNAQPSLIGQILAEAGKYGLVTIRRIYGDWTTVNMSGWKSALNDNAIQPIQQFRYTIGKNATDSAMIIDAMDILHGHLVDGFCLVSSDSDYTRLATRVREMGFFVMGVGKRSTPKAFVNGCNIFIYTENLVPKRSEREPRRRDRGGSGRKGGAKEAKEAKEAKEPKEPKEEREEPEERAEGSGKFDPVPLLKGALDMAVHEDGWANLGEIGFYLRQLDPGFDPRTYGFKQLSQLIKSQENLFEVRSRADEAGGAAIYIRLRENRD from the coding sequence ATGGCCGAGCCGTTCATCGAAGAGAAAACGAGAAAGGTCGCCCTGCTCATCGACGGCGACAACGCCCAGCCCTCGCTCATCGGCCAGATCCTGGCCGAGGCCGGCAAATACGGCCTGGTGACCATCCGCCGCATCTACGGCGACTGGACGACCGTGAATATGTCCGGCTGGAAGAGCGCCCTCAACGACAACGCCATCCAGCCGATCCAGCAGTTCCGCTACACCATCGGCAAGAACGCCACCGACAGCGCCATGATCATCGACGCCATGGACATCCTCCACGGCCACCTCGTCGACGGCTTCTGCCTCGTCTCGAGCGACAGCGACTACACCCGCCTGGCCACCCGCGTCCGGGAGATGGGCTTCTTCGTCATGGGCGTCGGCAAGCGCTCGACGCCCAAGGCCTTCGTCAACGGCTGCAACATCTTCATCTACACCGAAAACCTCGTCCCGAAGCGGAGCGAGCGGGAGCCGCGGCGCCGCGACCGCGGCGGGTCCGGCCGCAAGGGCGGGGCCAAGGAAGCCAAGGAAGCGAAGGAAGCGAAGGAGCCGAAGGAGCCGAAGGAGGAGCGCGAAGAGCCCGAAGAGCGCGCCGAGGGGAGCGGCAAGTTCGACCCGGTCCCCCTGCTCAAGGGCGCCCTAGACATGGCTGTCCACGAGGACGGCTGGGCCAACCTCGGCGAGATCGGCTTCTATCTGCGCCAGCTCGATCCCGGCTTCGATCCCAGGACCTACGGCTTCAAGCAGCTGTCCCAGCTCATCAAGAGCCAGGAGAACCTCTTCGAGGTCCGGTCGCGGGCCGACGAGGCCGGCGGCGCGGCCATCTACATCCGCCTGCGCGAGAACCGCGACTAG
- a CDS encoding sodium:solute symporter family protein: MDPVITLNAVDYAIIAGYVLVMVLVGYSLKKYMKTGEDFFLSGRSLPGWITSLAFISANLGALEIIGMVANSAKYGISTVHFYWIGAIPAMVFLGIFMMPFYYGSRVRTVPEYLKLRYNEATRGLNAISFAIMTILMSGISLYAMALLFKTMLNWPFSTSVIFAAAIVLVYVFWGGLSSSIYNEVIQFFLIWLGLLPVVLLGLKQVGGVAGLAAKLQGPLLHSVKYLGTSNNPLGVDWFGVVMGLGFVLSFGYWTTDFLVIQRALASKNLNAARLTPVMAAFPKMLVPIIVVIPGLVALIVLPEIGQAAAGTADYNSALILLMKHYLPNGVLGLAITALLASFMSGMAGNVTAFNTIWTYDIYGSYIRKGRPDAHYVKVGKWATVVGILISIGTAYIALGFKNLMDYMQLIFSFFNAPLFATFLLGMFWKGATAWGGFWGLLTGILTAAGHYILYKAGILSYHSDMAANFYQAWWAWLADFGVTIAVSLFTVKRDPKELAGLVFGLTPKPKTEARWYARPAVWGTVAILLAVLLNILFW; encoded by the coding sequence ATGGACCCCGTCATCACTCTGAACGCCGTCGACTACGCCATCATCGCCGGCTACGTCCTGGTCATGGTCCTGGTCGGCTACTCGCTCAAGAAATACATGAAGACCGGCGAGGATTTCTTCCTCTCCGGCCGGTCGCTGCCCGGCTGGATCACCAGCCTGGCCTTCATCTCGGCCAACCTCGGCGCCCTCGAGATCATCGGCATGGTGGCCAACTCGGCCAAGTACGGCATCTCGACGGTCCACTTCTACTGGATCGGGGCCATCCCGGCCATGGTTTTTCTGGGCATCTTCATGATGCCCTTCTATTACGGCAGCCGGGTCCGAACCGTGCCGGAATACCTCAAGCTCCGCTACAACGAGGCCACCCGCGGCCTCAACGCCATCTCCTTCGCCATCATGACCATCCTGATGAGCGGCATCAGCCTTTACGCCATGGCCCTGCTCTTCAAGACGATGCTCAACTGGCCGTTCAGCACGTCGGTCATCTTCGCCGCCGCGATCGTCCTCGTCTACGTCTTCTGGGGCGGCCTGTCCTCCTCGATCTACAACGAGGTCATCCAGTTCTTCCTCATCTGGCTCGGCCTGCTGCCGGTCGTCCTGCTCGGCCTCAAGCAGGTCGGCGGCGTCGCCGGGCTCGCGGCCAAGCTCCAGGGGCCTCTCCTCCATTCCGTCAAGTACCTGGGCACGAGCAACAATCCGCTCGGGGTCGACTGGTTCGGCGTGGTCATGGGCCTGGGCTTCGTCCTGTCCTTCGGCTACTGGACGACGGACTTCCTGGTCATCCAGCGGGCCCTGGCCTCGAAGAACCTCAACGCGGCCCGGCTGACCCCGGTCATGGCCGCCTTCCCGAAGATGCTCGTGCCCATCATCGTCGTCATCCCCGGCCTGGTCGCCCTGATCGTCCTGCCCGAGATCGGCCAGGCCGCGGCGGGCACGGCCGATTACAACTCGGCCCTGATCCTGCTGATGAAGCATTACCTGCCGAACGGCGTCCTCGGGCTGGCCATCACCGCCCTGCTGGCCAGCTTCATGTCCGGCATGGCCGGCAACGTCACCGCCTTCAACACCATCTGGACCTACGACATCTACGGCAGCTACATCCGGAAAGGCCGCCCGGACGCCCATTACGTCAAGGTCGGAAAGTGGGCCACGGTCGTCGGGATCCTCATCTCGATCGGCACGGCCTACATCGCCCTCGGCTTCAAGAACCTCATGGACTACATGCAGCTCATCTTCTCGTTCTTCAACGCCCCCCTCTTCGCCACCTTCCTCCTGGGCATGTTCTGGAAAGGGGCCACGGCCTGGGGCGGCTTCTGGGGCCTGCTCACGGGCATCCTGACGGCGGCCGGGCACTACATCCTTTACAAGGCCGGCATCCTGAGCTATCACAGCGACATGGCGGCCAACTTCTACCAGGCCTGGTGGGCCTGGCTGGCCGACTTCGGCGTCACGATCGCGGTCAGCCTGTTCACGGTCAAGAGGGACCCCAAGGAGCTCGCCGGCCTGGTCTTCGGCCTGACGCCGAAGCCCAAGACCGAGGCCCGCTGGTACGCCCGGCCGGCCGTCTGGGGGACCGTGGCCATTTTGCTGGCCGTCCTCCTCAACATCCTCTTCTGGTGA